Proteins found in one Nitrosopumilus maritimus SCM1 genomic segment:
- a CDS encoding PfkB family carbohydrate kinase, with product MLTVFGSTALDTIRTPKKTLKNVLGGAATFAAISASNFVDTGLIAVVGKDFPKQHHKTLSKYLDLEGLSIKNGKTFRYDGKYDDTLSTRSTLKTELNVLADFKPTVPEAYRKSQFVYLANNDPEQNTALIKEFDKVKFSMCDTIDFWISTKRNAVIKMIKSVDAVVINDEEAKLLTKEFNLIKCAKKMMQWGAKYVIIKKGEHGSLMFYDDVIFPTAGFSLEDVVDPTGAGDSFAGAMIGYLASKKSTSLSEIKKAVIYGNVLGSFAVEKYGLEGLLKIKNGDITKRVKMYEKMIRF from the coding sequence ATGCTTACTGTTTTTGGTTCAACAGCACTAGACACAATTAGAACTCCAAAAAAAACACTAAAGAATGTTTTAGGAGGAGCTGCAACTTTTGCTGCAATCTCTGCAAGTAATTTTGTAGATACAGGACTAATTGCAGTTGTAGGAAAAGATTTTCCAAAACAACACCACAAAACTCTATCAAAATATCTTGATTTAGAAGGATTATCCATTAAAAATGGAAAAACATTTCGTTATGATGGAAAGTATGATGATACATTAAGTACTAGATCAACACTAAAAACAGAACTAAATGTGCTAGCAGATTTCAAACCTACAGTACCTGAGGCATATAGAAAATCTCAATTCGTGTATTTAGCAAATAATGATCCTGAACAAAATACGGCATTAATCAAAGAATTCGATAAAGTAAAATTTTCTATGTGCGATACAATTGATTTTTGGATTTCAACTAAGAGAAATGCGGTAATCAAGATGATAAAATCTGTAGATGCAGTTGTGATTAATGATGAAGAAGCTAAACTTCTCACAAAAGAATTCAACTTGATAAAATGTGCAAAAAAAATGATGCAATGGGGCGCAAAGTATGTTATTATTAAAAAAGGAGAACATGGTTCGCTCATGTTTTACGATGACGTTATCTTTCCAACTGCGGGTTTTTCATTAGAGGATGTAGTAGATCCTACAGGTGCAGGAGACTCTTTTGCAGGTGCCATGATAGGTTATCTAGCAAGTAAAAAATCAACTAGTCTATCTGAGATCAAAAAAGCAGTGATATATGGTAATGTTTTAGGTTCATTTGCAGTTGAAAAATATGGATTGGAAGGTTTGCTGAAGATCAAAAATGGAGACATTACAAAAAGAGTCAAGATGTATGAAAAAATGATCAGATTCTAA
- a CDS encoding dUTPase, translating to MSQEVTEDRLDTIFQLQKGLSEMMKLDRYPKDAEGRVSALSTAIMHEAVELQRTTNWKWWKTPTKFNEAEAREELIDIWHFVVQASLELDLTPDDIVAEYKKKNEINRERQRNGY from the coding sequence TTGTCACAAGAAGTAACTGAAGACAGACTAGATACAATTTTTCAACTTCAAAAAGGATTATCAGAAATGATGAAGCTGGACAGATATCCAAAAGATGCAGAAGGACGAGTATCTGCATTATCTACTGCAATAATGCATGAAGCAGTAGAATTGCAAAGAACTACCAACTGGAAATGGTGGAAAACGCCAACAAAATTCAATGAGGCTGAAGCAAGAGAAGAGTTAATCGATATTTGGCATTTTGTAGTTCAAGCATCACTGGAGTTAGATCTCACACCAGATGATATTGTAGCTGAATACAAAAAGAAAAATGAGATCAATAGAGAAAGACAAAGAAATGGATATTAA
- a CDS encoding tetrahydromethanopterin S-methyltransferase subunit A, producing the protein MNSLGNIIGEICKVVLPIKQEFYLGNPNSQIAICTLASISLLDDLKDSELLSKVAIIGRLFSENKGIDSMIQYVYENKNITKIILCGKEVWGHKSGHSLLQLHKNGIDKNSRIINSVSPDPYLTVSKDMIEYFQKNISIVDLIDETNLEVISKKL; encoded by the coding sequence ATGAATAGCCTTGGAAACATTATTGGAGAAATTTGTAAGGTTGTTCTGCCTATAAAACAGGAATTTTATCTTGGAAATCCCAATTCACAAATTGCAATATGCACACTTGCAAGCATCTCTCTACTTGATGATTTGAAGGATTCAGAATTATTGTCTAAGGTGGCAATTATTGGAAGACTATTTTCAGAGAATAAGGGAATTGATAGTATGATACAGTATGTTTATGAAAACAAGAATATAACAAAAATAATTCTTTGTGGGAAAGAAGTTTGGGGTCATAAATCTGGTCATTCATTATTACAATTACACAAAAATGGAATTGATAAAAATTCTAGAATAATTAATTCAGTTAGTCCAGATCCTTATCTTACAGTTTCTAAAGATATGATAGAATATTTTCAAAAAAATATTTCAATTGTTGATTTGATTGATGAAACTAATCTTGAAGTAATTTCTAAAAAACTATAA
- a CDS encoding DegT/DnrJ/EryC1/StrS family aminotransferase, whose translation MRSNCLYTLVLRTKFVKIPINTPILGKEELSAVVSVVKSGGLTSASKDGGKNVQEFEKSIRSFVKTKYAVSVNTGTAALQAALYALDIKKGDEVIVPSFTFVASANAIASTGAKPVFADILKENFTIDPESITKKITRKTKAIMPVHLYGHISSLDRIKEIAKKHNLSIIEDAAQSLGSTLKGKQTGTFFELGCYSLYPGKVITSGEGGVIVTNSKKLYEKLQMIRNHGMVKGYDSKIFGLNLRLPEINAAIAKIQIKKLPKFIQSRRCNAKLLSDLLSDTKIKIPIEGKNEKFNWGLYTITTQNRDSILKKLNSKGIGAAVYYPIPVHKIPIYKIKSKLTNTDWASKHVLSLPVHPNVSAKNVEYIAKTVRDLVNE comes from the coding sequence ATGCGTAGTAATTGTCTTTATACACTAGTACTAAGGACAAAATTTGTGAAAATTCCAATTAACACACCTATTTTAGGCAAAGAAGAACTTTCAGCCGTAGTCTCAGTAGTAAAATCAGGCGGACTCACTTCTGCCTCAAAAGATGGAGGAAAAAATGTACAGGAATTTGAAAAATCAATCAGATCTTTTGTTAAAACTAAATACGCTGTTTCAGTAAATACTGGTACTGCTGCATTACAAGCAGCACTATATGCACTTGATATCAAAAAAGGAGATGAAGTAATTGTTCCTTCTTTTACATTTGTTGCTAGTGCAAATGCTATTGCTTCTACTGGTGCAAAACCTGTTTTTGCAGACATTTTAAAAGAGAATTTTACAATTGATCCCGAATCCATTACAAAAAAAATCACTAGAAAAACCAAAGCAATAATGCCAGTACACTTGTATGGTCATATATCGTCACTTGATAGAATTAAAGAAATTGCAAAAAAACATAATCTTTCAATAATTGAGGATGCTGCACAGTCACTTGGTTCTACGTTAAAAGGAAAACAAACTGGAACATTTTTTGAACTTGGGTGTTATAGTTTGTATCCTGGAAAAGTTATTACTTCTGGCGAAGGTGGTGTTATAGTTACTAATAGTAAAAAACTCTATGAGAAATTACAGATGATTAGAAATCATGGAATGGTTAAAGGATACGATTCTAAAATATTTGGATTAAATCTGAGACTGCCTGAAATTAATGCAGCAATAGCTAAAATCCAAATTAAAAAATTACCAAAGTTTATTCAATCAAGAAGATGTAATGCAAAATTACTATCTGATTTATTATCTGATACAAAAATAAAAATTCCTATTGAGGGAAAAAATGAAAAATTCAACTGGGGATTGTACACCATCACTACACAAAATAGAGATTCGATTTTGAAGAAATTAAACTCAAAAGGAATTGGGGCTGCAGTCTATTATCCAATACCAGTTCATAAAATTCCTATCTACAAAATAAAATCAAAATTAACAAATACTGATTGGGCATCAAAACATGTTCTGTCATTACCTGTTCATCCAAACGTGTCTGCCAAAAATGTTGAATATATCGCAAAAACTGTGCGTGATTTAGTAAATGAATAG
- a CDS encoding C2H2-type zinc finger protein, translating to MGLFGRNKNELKCKKCGTVLSDSERLKKHQEIAHNKKKEKCRVCGTEFNTQEDLRKHKKNCK from the coding sequence ATGGGATTATTTGGTAGAAATAAAAATGAATTAAAATGTAAAAAATGTGGGACAGTACTTTCAGATTCAGAGAGATTAAAAAAACATCAAGAAATAGCCCATAACAAGAAAAAAGAAAAATGCAGAGTTTGTGGAACAGAATTTAACACTCAAGAAGATTTGAGAAAACATAAAAAAAATTGTAAATAG
- a CDS encoding tyrosine--tRNA ligase, which yields MDITEKVDLIERPPTEEVVTRDELTELFKTNSSPKHYIGLEISGFLHLGSLISTGFKINDFAKAGVKCTIFLADWHTLINDKLGGNWETISKVSKYYQDAFKLVCPDAEIILGSKLYEEKTEYWSELVKFTKHMSLARTMRTLTIMGRSENEEKIDVAKLLYPAMQAVDIHSLEVDIAHAGMDQRKIHMLVREIFPKMKWKVPVAVHHKLLPGLSKPADTSDSQVLGKMSKSDPNSGVFIHNTDEEIKKKMNKAWCEEANIQNNPLLEIAKTVIFHEFNEMNVERSEKFGGNVSYQDYNQLEIDFAEKKLHPGDLKQTVGNYLVKIISPIRDKLDLTEELHEAIKKSY from the coding sequence TTGGACATAACTGAAAAAGTAGATTTGATTGAAAGACCACCTACAGAAGAAGTTGTTACACGTGATGAATTAACTGAGTTGTTTAAAACAAATTCATCTCCAAAGCATTACATTGGTTTAGAGATTTCTGGTTTTTTACATCTTGGTAGTTTAATTAGTACAGGATTCAAAATTAATGATTTTGCAAAAGCTGGTGTAAAGTGTACAATATTTCTTGCAGATTGGCACACACTAATCAATGATAAATTAGGAGGAAATTGGGAAACAATTTCAAAAGTTTCAAAATATTATCAAGATGCTTTCAAATTGGTTTGTCCTGATGCTGAAATTATTTTAGGCTCAAAACTTTATGAAGAAAAAACAGAATATTGGTCAGAGCTTGTGAAATTTACAAAACACATGTCATTAGCTAGAACAATGAGAACTCTAACAATTATGGGTCGTTCGGAAAATGAAGAAAAAATTGATGTTGCCAAATTACTTTATCCAGCAATGCAAGCAGTTGATATTCATTCTTTAGAAGTAGATATTGCACATGCGGGGATGGATCAAAGAAAAATCCACATGCTAGTCAGAGAAATATTTCCTAAAATGAAATGGAAAGTGCCAGTAGCTGTCCATCATAAATTATTGCCTGGATTATCCAAGCCTGCAGACACAAGTGATTCACAAGTTTTAGGTAAAATGAGTAAATCTGATCCAAATTCTGGAGTCTTTATTCATAATACAGATGAGGAAATAAAGAAAAAAATGAACAAAGCTTGGTGTGAAGAGGCAAATATACAAAATAATCCACTATTAGAAATTGCAAAGACAGTGATTTTTCATGAATTTAACGAGATGAATGTAGAAAGATCTGAAAAATTTGGAGGAAACGTATCATATCAAGATTATAATCAACTTGAAATTGATTTTGCTGAAAAAAAATTACATCCAGGAGATCTAAAGCAAACAGTTGGAAATTATTTGGTAAAAATAATATCTCCAATTAGAGATAAGCTTGATCTGACTGAAGAATTACATGAAGCAATTAAGAAAAGTTACTAA
- the cobJ gene encoding precorrin-3B C(17)-methyltransferase, giving the protein MTGKLNIVGVGPGHNDHMTFRAKEIIRESDIIIGYETYVNLVSDLIEGKTVYRYAMTQEVERAHQCIDLAKSGKIVSLVSSGDPGIYGMAGLIYETLAEGGWDPKDGLQVEVVPGVSALNSCASIVGSPLMSDFAVVSMSDLLVPWKVIENRVESAAKGDFVLVIYNPASKKRVHQLQDTRKILLKYRKPTTPVAIIVGAYRESESIVITDLENLPNHSDKLGMTSTVIVGNSSTYSYKDLMINPRGYKSKYNLEEQTNPDLKV; this is encoded by the coding sequence TTGACTGGAAAATTGAATATTGTTGGTGTTGGTCCTGGACATAATGATCATATGACATTTAGAGCTAAAGAAATAATTCGTGAAAGTGATATCATTATTGGTTATGAAACATATGTAAATCTAGTTTCAGATCTAATTGAAGGAAAAACAGTTTATCGTTATGCAATGACTCAAGAAGTTGAAAGAGCTCATCAATGTATTGACCTTGCAAAGTCAGGAAAAATTGTCTCTCTTGTATCAAGTGGAGACCCTGGAATTTATGGGATGGCTGGACTAATCTATGAAACTTTAGCCGAAGGTGGTTGGGATCCAAAAGATGGACTACAAGTAGAAGTGGTTCCAGGTGTGTCTGCACTAAATTCCTGTGCATCTATTGTTGGCTCACCACTAATGTCTGATTTTGCAGTAGTAAGTATGAGTGATTTGTTAGTTCCATGGAAAGTTATTGAAAATAGGGTAGAGTCTGCAGCAAAAGGTGATTTTGTTCTTGTAATTTACAATCCTGCTAGTAAGAAAAGAGTCCATCAATTACAAGATACTAGAAAAATTCTATTAAAATATAGAAAACCTACAACACCTGTTGCAATTATTGTTGGTGCATATAGAGAATCTGAATCAATTGTAATAACTGATTTAGAAAATCTACCAAATCATTCAGACAAGTTAGGAATGACTAGTACTGTAATAGTGGGTAATTCATCAACATATTCTTACAAAGATTTGATGATAAATCCAAGAGGATACAAATCAAAATACAATTTAGAAGAACAGACTAATCCAGATCTTAAAGTTTAG
- a CDS encoding DUF7482 domain-containing protein, giving the protein MRKLIAILIIGIFATSIITASSLSDQFADAGSRKKIHFTQTFTSSQDPGQGHENHQLSLILSPNQGTIYDGSMTFTSSEPVQIVVLHEINSDDAKGQPTWSIDGNTVYGLSLIDLQEKSGSFEFTGAALGLHSPNSKQFTSTVSVDGWIRGQPTEVIMQKIELEKEEPMSLLSRANVPATIPIHEGIYGGEKVLYIITDGSDEEYARELSEKQEWNVELAPVLADVPEDALQKIFVFKNGVKGEGLYGFQNEIFSSTPQQESEYSALSSVIEVTWKTGQKEIVFESANDVIAAEENGRIEFDETGVVLNTPHIVWPGGQMQVRADQEIADDMPYGGGQITEINEEEMTVTFVAHRGWGPDGRTIYYIVTDATPFGPAEMMGVTSSPTSANLIAHSGAVDLFQFKNGIKGTGPLGFQAGIAAASLGDENYSPMWRIYLIEWNDSENAKILETKSDIDSFRADDLITVSITRPTNSDHIVNCPFIDPFQ; this is encoded by the coding sequence TTGAGAAAATTAATTGCCATATTGATTATTGGGATTTTTGCAACAAGCATCATTACAGCTTCCTCATTATCAGATCAATTTGCTGATGCAGGTTCTAGAAAAAAGATCCACTTTACACAAACTTTTACATCATCTCAAGATCCTGGTCAGGGACATGAGAATCATCAATTATCTCTAATTTTGTCGCCTAATCAAGGCACAATCTATGATGGTTCTATGACATTTACCTCAAGTGAACCTGTTCAAATTGTTGTTTTACATGAAATTAACTCAGATGATGCAAAAGGCCAACCCACTTGGAGCATTGATGGAAATACTGTTTATGGATTATCACTAATTGATTTACAAGAAAAGTCTGGTTCCTTTGAATTTACAGGAGCTGCACTTGGATTGCATTCTCCTAACTCCAAACAATTCACTTCAACTGTAAGTGTTGATGGGTGGATTAGAGGACAACCAACTGAAGTTATTATGCAAAAAATTGAATTAGAAAAAGAAGAACCAATGTCGTTACTTTCAAGAGCAAATGTTCCAGCTACAATTCCAATACATGAAGGAATCTATGGTGGTGAAAAAGTCTTGTACATTATTACTGATGGAAGCGATGAAGAATATGCAAGAGAACTATCAGAAAAACAGGAATGGAATGTAGAACTTGCACCTGTTTTGGCTGACGTTCCAGAAGATGCTCTACAAAAAATATTTGTTTTCAAAAATGGAGTTAAAGGAGAAGGACTCTATGGATTCCAAAATGAAATATTTTCCAGTACTCCACAACAAGAATCAGAATACAGTGCATTATCTTCTGTAATAGAAGTAACATGGAAGACAGGTCAAAAAGAGATTGTATTTGAATCTGCTAATGATGTAATTGCAGCAGAAGAAAATGGTAGAATTGAATTTGATGAAACAGGAGTTGTCCTAAACACTCCCCATATTGTATGGCCTGGTGGACAGATGCAAGTACGTGCTGATCAAGAAATTGCTGATGATATGCCCTATGGAGGAGGCCAAATTACTGAAATTAATGAAGAAGAAATGACTGTTACATTTGTTGCTCATAGAGGATGGGGACCTGATGGAAGAACAATTTACTATATTGTAACTGATGCCACCCCATTTGGACCGGCTGAGATGATGGGAGTAACTTCATCTCCAACATCAGCAAATCTAATTGCACATTCAGGAGCAGTTGATCTTTTCCAATTCAAAAATGGAATTAAAGGCACAGGTCCATTAGGATTTCAAGCAGGAATTGCTGCAGCGTCATTAGGCGATGAAAATTACAGTCCAATGTGGAGAATCTATCTAATTGAATGGAATGATTCTGAAAATGCGAAAATTCTTGAAACAAAATCTGATATTGATTCATTCCGTGCAGATGATCTGATAACGGTTAGCATAACACGACCAACTAACAGTGATCATATAGTAAACTGTCCATTCATAGATCCCTTTCAATAA
- a CDS encoding aspartate kinase, translating into MRLVIKYGGTSISSAKDIRAVANHLNSLSKKNQIVVVCSATSGTTDDLIEISQSIKKENKSKAEQLASKITNRHKQLAKQTIKKADLRKKLLKNFDDDFAELVALIDGMVLLGEVTPRTMDYLFSFGERLSIKLVSMAVNDSGKKSVPLTGKEVGIVTDSNFGESKPLIDTTRLRVSKNVENLFSKKTVPVVGGFVGADQHGHVTTFGRGGSDYSATIIGTCIKADEIWLMSDVDGLMTADPKIVKNAKLLKEVSYIEAIEMALFGAKQIHPRTFEPLLSKKIPMKIRSSFNLKNEGTLVTASPSPSVKNTVKCVSNVRNNGLIDIQGGSMVGTPGTAAKIFATLAKAGINVMMISQNPSESSITIVVKNADLDKAVSSLEMELLGKIIKKLEVTTNVAIIALIGSGMRGTVGVASKVFGAAEKNKVNVSMITQGSSELNLAFVVKNSDTNAAVRALHNAFALDKIN; encoded by the coding sequence ATGAGACTTGTAATAAAATACGGCGGAACATCAATTTCGTCTGCAAAAGACATTCGAGCAGTAGCTAACCATCTAAATTCATTATCAAAGAAAAACCAAATTGTAGTTGTATGTTCTGCAACTAGTGGAACAACAGATGATCTAATTGAAATATCTCAATCAATAAAAAAAGAAAATAAATCAAAAGCTGAGCAACTTGCATCAAAGATAACTAATAGACATAAACAATTAGCAAAACAAACGATCAAAAAAGCTGATTTACGAAAAAAATTATTAAAAAACTTTGATGATGATTTTGCAGAACTTGTTGCATTAATTGATGGAATGGTCCTATTGGGTGAAGTTACTCCAAGAACTATGGATTATCTCTTTTCATTTGGTGAACGATTATCAATAAAATTGGTTTCAATGGCAGTAAATGATTCAGGAAAAAAATCAGTACCTCTAACTGGAAAAGAAGTAGGAATCGTAACTGATTCTAACTTTGGTGAATCTAAACCACTAATTGATACGACCAGATTACGAGTATCAAAAAATGTAGAAAATCTTTTTTCAAAGAAAACAGTACCTGTTGTAGGTGGTTTTGTTGGTGCAGATCAACATGGCCATGTTACTACTTTTGGAAGAGGTGGTTCAGATTATTCAGCAACAATTATTGGAACTTGCATTAAAGCAGATGAAATTTGGTTGATGAGTGATGTTGATGGTCTAATGACTGCAGATCCAAAAATAGTCAAGAACGCAAAATTGCTCAAAGAAGTTTCATACATAGAGGCAATAGAAATGGCATTATTTGGTGCAAAACAGATACACCCACGCACATTTGAGCCTCTGTTATCAAAGAAAATTCCAATGAAGATTCGAAGTTCATTTAATCTAAAAAATGAAGGAACTTTGGTTACAGCTTCTCCATCACCATCTGTAAAAAACACTGTAAAATGCGTTAGTAATGTCAGAAACAATGGCCTAATAGATATTCAAGGTGGAAGCATGGTTGGAACTCCAGGTACCGCTGCAAAAATTTTTGCAACATTAGCAAAAGCTGGAATCAATGTAATGATGATATCTCAAAATCCTTCAGAATCTAGTATAACAATAGTTGTTAAGAATGCTGATCTTGATAAAGCTGTAAGTTCACTTGAAATGGAACTTTTAGGAAAGATTATCAAGAAATTAGAAGTTACAACAAATGTCGCAATTATTGCACTTATTGGTTCAGGAATGCGTGGAACTGTAGGTGTCGCCTCTAAAGTTTTTGGTGCAGCTGAGAAAAACAAAGTAAATGTTTCAATGATTACTCAAGGCTCATCTGAACTAAATCTAGCATTTGTTGTCAAAAACTCTGATACAAATGCAGCAGTTCGTGCATTACACAATGCATTTGCATTAGATAAAATCAATTAA
- the pcn gene encoding proliferating cell nuclear antigen (pcna): MTFGAKTSGSDDLKAIISAISTLVEEATFVATAEGISFRGMDPSHVALIDISWPNSAFEKYECDSDIKFGVRIDEFSKLIKRADKKDSIEISISEQNMLLVTVGKNKKYKMRLIESSATDTPLPKIPYDSKIILSSSKFDKILGDVQVVSDYLTIHTSDSKGDFSGKGDSGEVVIDLDKDDEGIEEISSKEDSVGTYSLEYLNPVVKAVGTTAGFITCEFSSAKPLRIEFKVANIGRIHFYLAPRVES, from the coding sequence TTGACTTTTGGAGCAAAAACAAGTGGTTCTGATGATCTAAAGGCAATCATCTCTGCAATTTCAACACTTGTTGAAGAGGCAACATTTGTTGCAACAGCAGAAGGCATTTCATTTAGAGGAATGGATCCGTCTCATGTTGCACTCATAGACATTTCATGGCCTAACTCTGCATTTGAAAAATACGAATGTGACAGTGACATAAAATTTGGTGTAAGAATTGATGAATTCTCAAAACTCATCAAAAGAGCCGATAAAAAAGATAGCATTGAAATTAGTATATCTGAACAAAACATGTTGCTTGTTACAGTTGGAAAAAATAAAAAATACAAAATGCGTTTGATTGAAAGTTCTGCAACAGATACTCCATTACCAAAGATACCATATGATTCTAAAATTATATTATCTTCATCAAAGTTTGACAAAATTTTAGGTGATGTACAAGTAGTTTCTGATTATTTGACAATACATACATCTGATTCTAAAGGTGATTTTTCAGGAAAAGGTGATTCTGGGGAAGTTGTCATTGATTTAGATAAAGATGATGAAGGCATTGAAGAAATTTCTTCAAAAGAAGACAGCGTTGGAACATACAGTTTGGAATATCTAAATCCTGTAGTAAAAGCAGTAGGAACCACTGCAGGCTTTATTACATGTGAATTTTCAAGCGCAAAACCACTTAGAATTGAATTCAAAGTAGCCAATATTGGCAGAATTCACTTTTACCTAGCTCCACGCGTGGAAAGTTAA
- a CDS encoding transcription factor S encodes MKFCPKCEVKLKKGTSGLECSKCGYTEGAEEKQTKKTVETEEQEESILAFEGNEGEESHPTIKIECEKCGHDEAIWWMLQTRSADEPTTQFYRCTKCQYTWRNYA; translated from the coding sequence TTGAAGTTTTGCCCCAAATGTGAGGTCAAATTAAAAAAAGGTACTTCTGGCCTTGAATGCTCAAAATGTGGTTATACAGAAGGTGCAGAAGAAAAACAGACCAAAAAAACTGTTGAAACTGAAGAACAAGAAGAATCCATTTTAGCTTTTGAAGGAAATGAGGGAGAAGAATCTCATCCAACTATCAAAATAGAATGTGAGAAATGTGGACACGATGAAGCAATTTGGTGGATGCTTCAAACAAGAAGTGCAGATGAACCAACAACACAGTTCTATCGATGTACAAAATGTCAATATACTTGGCGTAATTACGCATAA
- a CDS encoding RpoL/Rpb11 RNA polymerase subunit family protein: MNAQVISSEAKEINLSITETDIGILYLIQHELLKESNIDFAGVIVKHPLTNECWMRINSSSKPLGEIKKATDSAIKMADEFKQLFNSKLKVN, from the coding sequence ATGAACGCACAAGTGATCAGTTCAGAAGCCAAAGAAATCAACCTCTCAATCACTGAAACCGATATTGGTATTTTGTACCTAATTCAACATGAGCTTCTAAAGGAATCAAATATTGATTTTGCAGGTGTTATTGTAAAACATCCACTTACTAACGAGTGTTGGATGAGAATTAATTCTAGTTCAAAACCATTAGGCGAAATAAAGAAAGCTACAGATTCAGCAATAAAGATGGCAGATGAGTTCAAACAATTATTTAATTCAAAACTTAAGGTAAATTAG
- a CDS encoding dual specificity protein phosphatase 23, with protein sequence MSKPGNLWRKVHGKITKKPTNFSWLIEEKLAGSGMPTSFDEFDWIVNQGVKSIVTMTENSLPDNWVQNIGYLHVPTPDFTAPDMENIDSAVDFIHEQITNDHAVMVHCAAGMGRAGTILACYFVKYKKFTAEDAIKKIREERPGSIQSEVQELAIGFYEKHVKN encoded by the coding sequence ATGAGCAAGCCTGGTAATCTCTGGAGAAAAGTTCATGGAAAGATTACAAAAAAACCAACAAACTTTTCCTGGCTGATTGAAGAAAAATTAGCAGGCTCTGGTATGCCTACAAGTTTTGATGAATTTGATTGGATTGTAAACCAAGGCGTAAAATCAATTGTTACCATGACTGAAAATTCTTTACCCGATAATTGGGTACAAAATATTGGATATCTTCATGTACCAACACCTGATTTTACAGCACCTGATATGGAAAATATAGACTCTGCAGTTGATTTTATACATGAGCAAATCACAAATGATCATGCAGTGATGGTTCATTGTGCAGCTGGTATGGGAAGAGCTGGAACAATACTTGCATGTTATTTTGTAAAATACAAAAAATTCACTGCAGAAGATGCTATCAAAAAAATTCGTGAAGAAAGACCAGGTTCGATTCAATCTGAAGTACAAGAACTAGCTATCGGTTTTTATGAAAAACATGTAAAAAATTAA
- a CDS encoding cyclase family protein, with protein sequence MKPIDLTLTISKSIPSFPGSPTPQFISWSHLKEDGYNLELLFLSSHTGTHLDAPFHFVKNGIKIDQIPLGRLMGKAILIKIKKSKNSPITKSDIVHFEKENGNIPDKSSIFFFTGWQKNVKKDNYFTENPGLALSAATYLAQKNTNLVGIDSPSIDLGKDESFSVHHILSKKNILIVENLANLNKIKSREFDFTILPLKLKDATGSPVRAVAH encoded by the coding sequence GTGAAACCAATCGATCTCACACTTACAATATCAAAATCTATCCCAAGTTTTCCTGGTTCTCCAACACCACAATTCATTTCATGGTCCCATCTCAAAGAAGATGGATATAATCTTGAATTATTGTTCCTAAGTTCGCATACTGGAACTCATCTTGATGCTCCTTTTCATTTTGTTAAAAATGGGATCAAAATTGACCAGATCCCACTTGGTAGATTAATGGGGAAAGCAATTCTAATTAAAATAAAGAAATCAAAAAACTCTCCAATCACAAAATCAGACATTGTTCACTTTGAGAAAGAAAATGGTAACATTCCTGATAAATCATCTATCTTCTTTTTTACAGGTTGGCAAAAAAATGTCAAAAAAGATAATTATTTTACAGAAAATCCTGGACTAGCATTATCGGCAGCTACATATCTTGCACAAAAAAATACTAATCTTGTTGGAATAGATTCACCTAGTATAGATCTTGGAAAAGATGAATCATTTAGTGTTCATCACATTTTATCAAAAAAAAATATTTTGATAGTAGAAAATTTGGCAAATTTGAATAAGATCAAATCAAGAGAATTTGATTTTACAATTCTACCCCTAAAACTAAAAGATGCAACAGGTTCACCAGTAAGAGCCGTAGCACACTAA